A window of the Pogona vitticeps strain Pit_001003342236 chromosome 4, PviZW2.1, whole genome shotgun sequence genome harbors these coding sequences:
- the TMEM183A gene encoding transmembrane protein 183A isoform X3 — translation MAPRDRPVAAPPSAMRKRGARKRLKSRAHDICLERVTVADYANSDPAVVKSGRVKKAVANAVQQEVKSLCGLEASCVPTDEVLSVEESCGSSDEMDSKDLTNDRILSSKKKSKRHKENSDGVAGKEYPIDIWLMLASYIRPEDTVNFSLICKRAWTVTCTAAFWTRLYKRHYNRNACLPIRLQPESIEKMYCLRACVIRSLYHMYRPFVSQIARNPAIPDTTPNTLKNSKCLLFWSKKVDQQSSLWEFSFKFQRQSPKFKNNCLKRLQPPIRYKDVHMNPDQDCCLLQITTLDFIYVPVVMGMIVTLFSINVSTDMRHHRVKMVFHDSPVWNGKKPRFDHGVQVVMDPVYSVRLFDWWHPQFPSSHI, via the exons atggccccccgcgacAGGCCGGTAGCGGCGCCCCCTTCAGCCATGCGAAAGCGCGGGGCCCGGAAGCGTCTCAAGTCTCGAGCCCACGACATCTGCTTGGAGCGCG TGACCGTGGCCGACTATGCCAACTCGGATCCCGCCGTGGTGAAATCCGGACGGGTGAAAAAGGCGGTAGCCAACGCGGTGCAGCAGGAAG TAAAATCACTCTGTGGCTTGGAAGCATCTTGTGTACCTACTGATGAAGTATTATCAGTGGAAGAGTCCTGTGGCAGTAGCGATGAGATGGATTCTAAGGATTTAACTAATGATAGAATATTGTCTagcaagaaaaaaagcaagaggcATAAAG AAAATTCTGATGGGGTAGCAGGCAAAGAATATCCTATCGATATTTGGTTGATGCTGGCATCCTACATACGTCCGGAAGACACTGTGAATTTTTCTCTCATCTGTAAAAGAGCCTGGACTGTTACTTGCACTGCTGCCTTTTGGACCAGACTTTACAAAAG GCACTACAACAGGAATGCATGCCTTCCAATTCGTTTACAGCCAGAATCGATAGAAAAGATGTACTGCCTTCGTGCATGTGTAATTCGTTCTTTATATCATATGTACAGACCTTTTGTTTCACAAATAGCCAGAAATCCAGCTATTCCAGATACTACTCCGAATACTCTAAAAAATTCAAAA TGTCTGCTTTTTTGGTCAAAAAAAGTTGACCAACAATCTTCACTGTGGGAATTCAGCTTCAAATTCCAAAGGCAG tCTCCCAAGTTTAAGAATAACTGTTTGAAACGTCTCCAACCACCCATCCGGTACAAAGATGTCCACATGAACCCTGATCAAGATTGCTGCCTCTTACAGATCACTACTCTTGACTTTATATATGTTCCTGTAGTCATGGGAATGATAGTTACCCTG TTCTCAATTAATGTGAGCACCGATATGAGGCATCACAGAGTGAAAATGGTGTTCCATGATTCTCCAGTTTGGAATGGCAAGAAACCTAGATTTGACCATGGAGTGCAAGTTGTAATGGACCCTGTATACAGTGTGCGTCTTTTTGATTGGTGGCACCCACAGTTCCCCTCCTCACACATCTGA
- the TMEM183A gene encoding transmembrane protein 183A isoform X2, which yields MDSKDLTNDRILSSKKKSKRHKENSDGVAGKEYPIDIWLMLASYIRPEDTVNFSLICKRAWTVTCTAAFWTRLYKRHYNRNACLPIRLQPESIEKMYCLRACVIRSLYHMYRPFVSQIARNPAIPDTTPNTLKNSKCLLFWSKKVDQQSSLWEFSFKFQRQSPKFKNNCLKRLQPPIRYKDVHMNPDQDCCLLQITTLDFIYVPVVMGMIVTLFSINVSTDMRHHRVKMVFHDSPVWNGKKPRFDHGVQVVMDPVYSVRLFDWWHPQFPSSHI from the exons ATGGATTCTAAGGATTTAACTAATGATAGAATATTGTCTagcaagaaaaaaagcaagaggcATAAAG AAAATTCTGATGGGGTAGCAGGCAAAGAATATCCTATCGATATTTGGTTGATGCTGGCATCCTACATACGTCCGGAAGACACTGTGAATTTTTCTCTCATCTGTAAAAGAGCCTGGACTGTTACTTGCACTGCTGCCTTTTGGACCAGACTTTACAAAAG GCACTACAACAGGAATGCATGCCTTCCAATTCGTTTACAGCCAGAATCGATAGAAAAGATGTACTGCCTTCGTGCATGTGTAATTCGTTCTTTATATCATATGTACAGACCTTTTGTTTCACAAATAGCCAGAAATCCAGCTATTCCAGATACTACTCCGAATACTCTAAAAAATTCAAAA TGTCTGCTTTTTTGGTCAAAAAAAGTTGACCAACAATCTTCACTGTGGGAATTCAGCTTCAAATTCCAAAGGCAG tCTCCCAAGTTTAAGAATAACTGTTTGAAACGTCTCCAACCACCCATCCGGTACAAAGATGTCCACATGAACCCTGATCAAGATTGCTGCCTCTTACAGATCACTACTCTTGACTTTATATATGTTCCTGTAGTCATGGGAATGATAGTTACCCTG TTCTCAATTAATGTGAGCACCGATATGAGGCATCACAGAGTGAAAATGGTGTTCCATGATTCTCCAGTTTGGAATGGCAAGAAACCTAGATTTGACCATGGAGTGCAAGTTGTAATGGACCCTGTATACAGTGTGCGTCTTTTTGATTGGTGGCACCCACAGTTCCCCTCCTCACACATCTGA
- the TMEM183A gene encoding transmembrane protein 183A isoform X1, translating to MAPRDRPVAAPPSAMRKRGARKRLKSRAHDICLERVTVADYANSDPAVVKSGRVKKAVANAVQQEVKSLCGLEASCVPTDEVLSVEESCGSSDEMDSKDLTNDRILSSKKKSKRHKENSDGVAGKEYPIDIWLMLASYIRPEDTVNFSLICKRAWTVTCTAAFWTRLYKRHYNRNACLPIRLQPESIEKMYCLRACVIRSLYHMYRPFVSQIARNPAIPDTTPNTLKNSKCLLFWSKKVDQQSSLWEFSFKFQRQFKNNCLKRLQPPIRYKDVHMNPDQDCCLLQITTLDFIYVPVVMGMIVTLFSINVSTDMRHHRVKMVFHDSPVWNGKKPRFDHGVQVVMDPVYSVRLFDWWHPQFPSSHI from the exons atggccccccgcgacAGGCCGGTAGCGGCGCCCCCTTCAGCCATGCGAAAGCGCGGGGCCCGGAAGCGTCTCAAGTCTCGAGCCCACGACATCTGCTTGGAGCGCG TGACCGTGGCCGACTATGCCAACTCGGATCCCGCCGTGGTGAAATCCGGACGGGTGAAAAAGGCGGTAGCCAACGCGGTGCAGCAGGAAG TAAAATCACTCTGTGGCTTGGAAGCATCTTGTGTACCTACTGATGAAGTATTATCAGTGGAAGAGTCCTGTGGCAGTAGCGATGAGATGGATTCTAAGGATTTAACTAATGATAGAATATTGTCTagcaagaaaaaaagcaagaggcATAAAG AAAATTCTGATGGGGTAGCAGGCAAAGAATATCCTATCGATATTTGGTTGATGCTGGCATCCTACATACGTCCGGAAGACACTGTGAATTTTTCTCTCATCTGTAAAAGAGCCTGGACTGTTACTTGCACTGCTGCCTTTTGGACCAGACTTTACAAAAG GCACTACAACAGGAATGCATGCCTTCCAATTCGTTTACAGCCAGAATCGATAGAAAAGATGTACTGCCTTCGTGCATGTGTAATTCGTTCTTTATATCATATGTACAGACCTTTTGTTTCACAAATAGCCAGAAATCCAGCTATTCCAGATACTACTCCGAATACTCTAAAAAATTCAAAA TGTCTGCTTTTTTGGTCAAAAAAAGTTGACCAACAATCTTCACTGTGGGAATTCAGCTTCAAATTCCAAAGGCAG TTTAAGAATAACTGTTTGAAACGTCTCCAACCACCCATCCGGTACAAAGATGTCCACATGAACCCTGATCAAGATTGCTGCCTCTTACAGATCACTACTCTTGACTTTATATATGTTCCTGTAGTCATGGGAATGATAGTTACCCTG TTCTCAATTAATGTGAGCACCGATATGAGGCATCACAGAGTGAAAATGGTGTTCCATGATTCTCCAGTTTGGAATGGCAAGAAACCTAGATTTGACCATGGAGTGCAAGTTGTAATGGACCCTGTATACAGTGTGCGTCTTTTTGATTGGTGGCACCCACAGTTCCCCTCCTCACACATCTGA